The Siniperca chuatsi isolate FFG_IHB_CAS linkage group LG12, ASM2008510v1, whole genome shotgun sequence genome has a segment encoding these proteins:
- the ccdc141 gene encoding uncharacterized protein ccdc141 isoform X5: MCSHHPGLDMKPASRSDETRNLQSGSTSVESKDLQPGSRLDLKPGSSLEQTRNLWPKSRSQETTNPQPRSSSEESTNLNSGSRSETKELQLESTLDVQPGSRSEKTRVPQSDSRSVLKPESRSDVQQESDLKHGSRSEETRNLQPGSRPEQTRDAQPGSRSEKTRDLQSGSRSEAERLRLSERSRKQEETKQHGAAAAPTTSGQAAGPESMLGKDARSGGDHAHQALPTNKRQQLLSSCEHLVDKIWRWVQQGGSVLSNRSEAGRQLFEAEDTLNTHLQLHTQAESAGHDSENLKQILDQIRALHTDSTSTTAPQPPTEPGRQLSPLKALTEQLKRGSTGRQTRTSATRSPPAADPTGLLSPELAGRVDLVLRELQSLNRKIDSNLQLLQPYVTFLRTAQQVEEELEELKEIYRKRPEEKEEEEEEREAGSSNIRTTTSSRSPPLQRFLAVQELGNNFVHAVTMVSGAGLNLQSVVSVVRQTVERLSRTKEEVNELLSHQKIQIQQQQEYCRKYRERLLKTLQDLNCVSELLDSCTLMDLGSDLQTSRLLERFSQARPHFIQLDAEVEYMEKSWETLRRVQDRLEVKELKGRAAKEEDLSELLKLREKVKNKIHQSESILDLTSSFHLTSKQLEALLQSDLASPLTDSAGLCGSSEADLSRHREEQQQIQSLFETASTLKTDICTAINHSGWTCFRVEQLEARLLSLDSLCVSWLNEAARREEKLRRELLARLLIDDINQLRDSFKELKKRFSNLKFNYVKRNDRTRNMKAVRNQLQQVELYEEKLQALRKRLQAVTARLGSEVKDGRVAREAEDAVNELQRQMGEFGRSFGEHQKTLEMTCRLQQAMEEYQFWCEEASSTIARVGKFSSECRSTEAASVLYRQFEKFVWPTVPQQEERISQITELAVRLHGVEEGRRYIEKTVSKHSEMVESIRQLSDGLMELEAKLKLESLKQQQSDGEKVIKTEETDEETETKLKENRKVKTKEQTDNRSTQEADMYELKETGHTPELNAEHDGKEVPVKQTAANRKPPLRKSRSQEADRQTDRQTVTSESSHRQQLLSERFTSSYCSTHTFSLSCSPVEANRRVHTIHSQLQPFAIESQATPPPSVIGPSFSDIQREFQRKETQETGQQAVSASCGSNMAPLQDASQGGLLEAELQQPEVMTEDSLSNDEYECASPDDISLPPLAETPESYMVQSDVEEGFCFSSHSVHVNQYSHQYRAQSEHSGTGTATGAVRQQRESSQSCPTPPTSFHNSTRFRSGSSSFVQSPLTVPAPSLLSSTLCSILRTGESGTANVPTSADHFLGGLEPSFPSGSNLVHKINTQDSCSNKDNDVPEQSSPSQTKPLLKEHNSQYKMSTDTQGKIIQNVASKGETLPETDPIPQAVELNHSPTLPQSSYCPQSFKGPGPDPHKDKTPPQDTRFLKCSTTLPQTRTAIWQDNSFLQSFPYSESGINSPQTSKETFPVTKLQRDSLTNTSTSTISQQTIYFQSSPSDSHCTSLSSPQECSVSQSETLPQIDPVPQARGFVQSPSLTDSVFHKDRTRDTGLLKSCATCPQTSTSIPQDSNLPQSYLDSSKGLDQDLLSSRTSKETSTVSMPQSSSLTTTTTVTQQTVYCQSFPPNSHCNVPQASSNLRSQQESPFSQGSGGLPEVHAPILPEPDSISNISTSSSTSSSTITSNNRFSSKQSHQTVYSLQKSLTSTCTQQCVHDPGMTPCSPAKPTAPLQPEAQTQALAQQANLHVTPLSSPSHLLTPDQDPNICQPMAIREEIRLTPQIQGPAFPAPPPLAQAQAESLPQGKASKPEPPCFTRPLSRATVMEGSPVTLEVEVTGHPEPALTWFKDGEVSATGPGRAPACEDEKHFLFIPDASDSDGGLYEARAANHHGPRRAAGNSSSSSDKWLVAEVFDIISVDWQTWFGTLCVLLWLLYLIVL; the protein is encoded by the exons ATGTGCAGCCATCATCCCGGATTAGATATGAAGCCTGCATCTAGATCAGATGAGACCAGAAACCTGCAGTCTGGATCCACATCAGTGGAGAGCAAAGACCTGCAGCCAGGATCCAGGTTAGATCTGAAACCTGGATCTAGTTTAGAGCAAACAAGAAACCTGTGGCCTAAATCCAGATCACAGGAGACCACAAACCCACAGCCTAGATCCAGTTCAGAGGAGAGTACAAACCTGAATTCTGGATCCAGATCAGAGACTAAAGAGCTGCAACTTGAATCGACACTAGATGTGCAGCCTGGATCTAGATCAGAGAAGACCAGAGTCCCTCAGTCTGATTCCAGATCAGTTCTGAAGCCTGAATCCAGATCAGATGTGCAGCAAGAATCAGATCTGAAGCATGGATCTAGATCAGAGGAGACTAGAAACCTGCAGCCTGGATCGAGACCCGAACAGACCAGGGACGCGCAGCCTGGATCCAGATCAGAGAAGACCAGAGACCTTCAGTCAGGATCCAGATCAGAG GCTGAACGCCTCCGTCTGTCTGAACGgagcaggaaacaggaagagacCAAGCAGCacggagctgctgctgcaccgACCACCAG CGGGCAGGCGGCAGGGCCGGAGAGCATGCTGGGTAAGGACGCTCGAAGTGGAGGAGACCACGCCCACCAAGCCCTGCCGACCAATAAGAGACAACAGCTGCTGTCGTCATGTGAACACCTCGTGGACAag atcTGGCGCTGGGTGCAACAGGGCGGCAGTGTGTTGTCTAACCGCTCCGAAGCGGGACGGCAGCTCTTTGAGGCCGAAGACACTCtgaacacacacctgcagctgcacacacaggctgag TCTGCAGGTCACGATTCAGAGAACCTGAAGCAGATCCTGGACCAGATCAGAGCTCTGCACACAGATTCGACCAGCACAACCGCTCCCCAGCCCCCCACTGAACCCGGCAGACAGCTGTCCCCTCTGAAGGCCCTGACAGAGCAGCTGAAGAGAGGCAGCACGGGCAGACAGACCAGAACCAGCGCCACTCGCAGTCCGCCTGCTGCTGACCCAACTGGTTTATTGAGTCCTGAACTCGCCGGTCGAGTTGATCTGGTGTtgagggagctgcagagtctgaaCAGGAAGATCGACTCaaacctgcagctgctgcaacCCTATGTCACTTTCCTCAGGACGGCACAGCAG gtggaggaggagctggaagaaCTGAAGGAGATCTACAGAAAGAGaccagaggaaaaggaggaggaggaggaggagagggaagctGGTAGTAGTAACATCAGGACAACCACCAGTTCCAGGTCACCCCCACTACAGAGGTTCCTCGCTGTTCAGGAACTGGGAAACAACTTCGTCCAtgctgttaccatg GTGTCGGGAGCAGGCTTAAACCTGCAATCTGTGGTGTCGGTGGTGCGGCAGACGGTGGAGCGACTCAGCAGAACCAAAGAGGAAGTGAACGAGCTGCTGAGTCACCAGAAAATCCagatccagcagcagcaggagtaCTGTAGGAAATACCGGGAGAGACTGCTCAAG acCCTGCAGGACTTGAACTGTGTCTCTGAGCTGCTGGACTCCTGCACTCTGATGGATCTGGGTTCAGACCTGCAGACTTCCAGGCTGCTGGAGCGCTTCAGCCAGGCCAGACCACATTTTATC CAACTAGACGCTGAGGTGGAGTACATGGAGAAGAGCTGGGAGACTCTGAGACGAGTCCAGGACAGGCTGGAGGTGAAGGAGTTGAAGGGAAGAGCGGCGAAGGAGGAGGATTTGTCAGAGCTGCTGAAGCTCCGGGAGAAAGTGAAGAACAAGATCCATCAGAGCGAGTCAATCCTGGACCTGACCAGCAGCTTCCACCTCACATCCAAACAG CTGGAGGCGCTGCTGCAGTCGGACCTTGCGAGCCCTTTGACTGATTCAGCCGGTTTATGTGGATCCAGTGAGGCTGATCTGAGTCGACACAGAGAGGAACAGCAGCAGATCCAGAGTCTGTTTGAAACGGCTTCAACACTGAAGACAGACATCTGTACCGCCATCAACCACAGT GGTTGGACATGTTTCAGAGTGGAGCAGCTGGAGGCTCGTCTTCTTTCTCTggactctctctgtgtctcgTGGCTGAACGAAGCGGCTCGACGTGAGGAGAAACTCCGCAGAGAGCTGCTGGCCCGTCTGCTCATCGATGACATCAACCAG CTTCGTGACTCGTTTAAGGAGCTGAAGAAGCGCTTCAGCAACCTGAAGTTTAACTACGTGAAGAGAAACGACAGGACCAGGAACATGAAGGCCGTCAGgaaccagctgcagcaggtggagctgtACGAGGAGAAGCTGCAG GCGCTCAGGAAACGTCTGCAGGCTGTGACGGCCCGGCTGGGGTCGGAGGTCAAAGACGGGCGCGTGGCCCGGGAGGCGGAGGACGCCGTCAACGAGCTGCAGAGACAGATGGGAGAGTTTGGGCGAAGTTTCGGCGAACACCAAAAAACACTGGAGATGACCTGCAGACTGCAGCAAGCCATGGAGGAG TATCAGTTCTGGTGCGAGGAGGCGAGTTCGACCATCGCTCGCGTCGGGAAGTTTTCCTCAGAGTGTCGCAGCACAGAAGCCGCCTCTGTTCTCTACCGGCAGTTTGAGAAGTTCGTCTGGCCGACGGTTCctcagcaggaggagaggatcAGTCAGATCACGGAGCTGGCTGTCCGGCTGCACG gggtGGAGGAGGGGCGGAGGTACATAGAGAAGACGGTGAGTAAACACTCAGAGATGGTGGAGTCCATCAGACAGCTGAGTGACGGACTGATGGAGCTGGAGGCCAAACTGAAG CTGGAGAGtctcaaacagcagcagagcgaTGGAGAGAAAGTGATaaagacagaagagacagaCGAAGAGACAGAGACGAAGCTGAAGGAAAACAGAAAGGTGAAAACGAAGGAGCAGACAGATAACCGCAGCACACAGGAGGCTGACATG TACGAGCTGAAGGAGACAGGCCACACCCCCGAACTGAACGCCGAGCATGATGGGAAGGAGGTTCCGGTGAAGCAGACTGCAGCCAATAGGAAGCCTCCATTACGGAAGAGCCGCAGTCaggaagcagacagacagacggacagacagaccgTCACCTCAGAGAGCAG TCACAGGCAGCAGTTACTCAGCGAGAGGTTCACCTCCTCCTACTGCTCCACCCACACCTTCAGCCTCTCCTGCTCCCCGGTGGAGGCCAACCGACGGGTCCACACCATCCACAGCCAATTACAGCCTTTCGCCATAGAGTCTCAGGCCACGCcccctccctctgtgattggcCCATCGTTCTCTGACATCCAGAGAGAGTTTCAGAGGAAGGAGACGCAAGAAACGGGACAGCAGGCGGTCTCCGCTTCCTGTGGATCAAACATGGCACCACTTCAG GATGCATCACAAGGAGGGCTTTTGGAGGCGGAGCTCCAGCAACCGGAAGTGATGACTGAGGATTCTCTCTCCAATGATGAATACGAGTGTGCGTCACCTGACGACATTTCCCTGCCGCCACTAGCAGAGACACCAGAGTCCTACATGGTTCAATCAGATGTTGAGGAGGGCTTCTGTTTCAGTTCCCACAGTGTCCACGTCAACCAGTACAGCCACCAGTACCGTGCCCAGTCAGAGCACAGTGGGACTGGTACTGCTACTGGTGCAGTCCGACAACAGAGAGAGTCCAGCCAGAGTTGTCCAACTCCTCCCACCAGCTTTCACAACAGCACCAG GTTCAGATCAGGGTCCAGTTCGTTTGTCCAGAGTCCGTTGACGGTTCCTGCTCCAAGCTTGCTCAGCAGCACTCTGTGCAGCATCCTGAGGACTGGAGAGAGCGGCACAGCCAACGTCCCGACGAGTGCTGACCATTTCCTGGGCGGCCTTGAACCGAGCTTCCCCTCTGGATCTAACCTAGTCCACAAGATCAACACTCAAGACAGTTGTTCCAACAAGGACAACGATGTCCCTGAGCAGAGTAGCCCCTCACAAACTAAGCCCTTATTAAAGGAGCACAACAGTCAGTATAAGATGAGTACAGATACCCAGGGTAAGATCATCCAAAATGTTGCATCCAAAGGTGAGACCTTGCCAGAGACTGATCCCATTCCCCAGGCTGTAGAGCTCAATCACAGCCCCACCCTCCCCCAGTCCAGCTATTGTCCTCAGTCCTTTAAAGGCCCAGGCCCTGATCCCCACAAGGACAAGACCCCTCCACAAGACACCAGGTttctcaaatgcagcactactCTTCCCCAAACCAGAACTGCCATTTGGCAAGACAACAGTTTCCTACAGTCCTTCCCTTACTCAGAGAGTGGCATAAATTCCCCCCAAACTAGTAAGGAAACATTCCCAGTCACCAAACTTCAAAGGGACAGTCTCACCAACACCAGCACCAGTACAATTAGCCAGCAGACCATCTACTTTCAGTCCTCACCTTCAGACAGTCATTGCACCAGCCTCAGTTCACCCCAAGAATGCTCCGTATCCCAGAGTGAGACCTTGCCACAGATAGATCCAGTCCCCCAGGCCAGAGGGTTTGTTCAGAGCCCCAGCCTCACAGACTCTGTTTTCCACAAAGACAGAACCCGAGACACTGGGCTCCTCAAATCCTGTGCAACTTGCCCGCAAACCAGCACAAGCATCCCTCAAGACAGCAATCTTCCACAGTCTTACCTGGATTCCAGCAAAGGCCTTGATCAGGATTTACTTTCCTCCCGAACCAGCAAGGAAACATCCACAGTCTCCATGCCCCAAAGCAGCAGCCTTACCACAACCACCACTGTCACCCAACAAACCGTTTACTGTCAGTCCTTCCCTCCAAACAGTCATTGCAATGTGCCACAGGCTAGCAGCAATCTCAGGTCACAGCAAGAAAGCCCTTTCTCCCAGGGTAGTGGAGGTCTACCTGAGGTCCATGCACCCATTCTTCCAGAGCCAGAcagcatcagcaacatcagcacaTCCAGCAGTACATCCAGCAGTACCATCACCAGCAATAATAGATTCAGCAGCAAGCAGAGCCACCAGACAGTCTACTCCCTCCAAAAGTCCTTGACTTCCACTTGTACCCAGCAGTGTGTGCATGACCCTGGCATGACCCCCTGCAGCCCTGCCAAGCCCACTGCTCCTCTTCAGCCTGAAGCACAGACCCAAGCTTTGGCTCAGCAGGCTAATCTGCATGTCACCCccctttcctctccatctcatCTACTAACTCCAGACCAAGACCCAAACATTTGTCAGCCCATGGCCATTCGTGAGGAGATCAGGCTTACTCCTCAGATCCAAGGCCCTGCctttcctgctcctcctcctcttgcccaGGCCCAGGCAGAGTCTCTTCCCCAGGGAAAAGCCTCTAAACCTGAACCTCCCTGCTTCACCAGGCCCCTGTCTAGAGCTACCGTCATGGAGGGCTCTCCAGTGACGCTAGAGGTGGAGGTGACGGGACACCCAGAGCCCGCGCTCACCTG GTTTAAAGATGGAGAGGTGTCAGCCACCGGCCCGGGCCGAGCACCGGCCTGCGAGGACGagaaacacttcctgtttatCCCAGACGCGTCGGACTCAGATGGCGGCTTATACGAGGCCCGGGCTGCCAACCATCATGGCCCGCGGCGGGCAGCtggtaacagcagcagcagcagtgacaagTGGCTGGTGGCCGAAGTGTTTGATATCATCAGTGTGGACTGGCAGACCTGGTTTGGTACACTGTGTGTTCTGCTGTGGCTGCTCTACCTGATAGTGCTCTAA